The following coding sequences are from one Brienomyrus brachyistius isolate T26 chromosome 2, BBRACH_0.4, whole genome shotgun sequence window:
- the LOC125716250 gene encoding xenotropic and polytropic retrovirus receptor 1 homolog, whose protein sequence is MKFSDHLQTCMTPEWRKQYITYWTLKSMLYAGMRKRFTDEDPHNCERHLRSVQEVFFQTCSKELVKVNRFYSEKFSEAQGRLTMLRLAVGDYQEKEKAEQQAPVWKLRRFLKALKADDEQQTKRGLSLAVREFYYSLMLLQNYQV, encoded by the exons ATGAAATTCTCGGATCACCTGCAGACGTGCATGACCCCAGAATGGAGGAAACAATATATTACCTATTGG ACCTTGAAGTCCATGCTATATGCAGGAATGAGGAAGAGATTCACAGATGAAG ATCCTCATAATTGCGAAAGGCATTTGAGATCTGTGCAGGAGGTCTTCTTCCAGACGTGTAGCAAGGAACTGGTCAAGGTGAACCGCTTCTACTCAG AGAAGTTCTCAGAAGCCCAGGGGAGACTGACCATGCTGAGATTGGCTGTAGGAGACTATCAGGAGAAGGAAAAAGCAGAGCAACAAGCCCCTGTGTGGAAGCTGAGAAGGTTCCTCAAAGCCTTAAAGGCAGATGATGAACAGCAGACCAAGAGGGGCCTTAGTTTAGCTGTGAGGGAGTTTTACTACAGTTTGATGCTCTTGCAGAACTATCAGGTATGA